A genome region from Thermodesulfatator atlanticus DSM 21156 includes the following:
- a CDS encoding type III PLP-dependent enzyme domain-containing protein, with the protein MREPYEKPIIRKVQVGLSNKFGSVYGRHVRPEIDGIPIGDLVSSFGSPLFVFSEKRLRSKYRQIYQLFSTRYPNVHFSWSYKTNYLDAICAILHQEGETAEVVSEFEYEKARRLGVPGSEIIFNGPYKPLPALKRAVQEGAIINIDHFDEIYDLEDIAEELGQQIKVGIRLNMDTGISPQWTRFGFNLESGQAMDAAKRIVSGGKLILNGLHCHLGTFLLEPRAYARAVEKLVDFAYQVEDNFDLKIEYLDLGGGFPSRNRLKGIYLSPEVAVPPLEDFAEAICDTLLAKLRPNDFPKLILETGRAIVDEAGFLITTVVASKRLPDGTRSYVVDAGVNILFTAFWYNFRVELEEDVPGPAEPCVIYGPLCMNIDVVAEQVQLPPLPRGIRLIFSPVGAYNVTQWMQFIRYRPAVVLINENGEAELIREAENLEDIIARERLPERLRLKSS; encoded by the coding sequence GTGCGCGAGCCTTACGAAAAGCCTATCATCCGCAAAGTGCAAGTAGGTCTTAGCAATAAATTTGGTTCGGTTTATGGTCGCCATGTGCGCCCTGAAATAGACGGTATCCCCATAGGAGACTTGGTAAGTAGCTTTGGTTCGCCCCTTTTTGTATTCTCCGAAAAAAGGCTACGCTCCAAATATCGCCAGATTTACCAACTCTTTTCCACCAGGTATCCCAACGTTCATTTCTCCTGGTCATACAAAACCAACTATCTGGACGCTATTTGCGCTATCCTGCATCAAGAAGGAGAAACCGCCGAAGTGGTATCAGAGTTTGAGTACGAAAAAGCAAGGCGTCTTGGGGTCCCTGGTTCTGAAATCATTTTTAACGGCCCCTATAAGCCCCTTCCTGCTCTTAAACGCGCTGTTCAAGAGGGAGCCATAATCAATATTGACCATTTCGACGAAATTTATGACCTAGAAGACATTGCTGAAGAGCTAGGACAACAAATCAAAGTAGGCATACGCCTTAACATGGACACAGGTATTAGCCCCCAATGGACACGCTTTGGTTTCAACCTAGAGTCTGGGCAGGCTATGGATGCTGCCAAGCGCATTGTCTCAGGCGGAAAACTTATTTTAAACGGACTACATTGCCACCTGGGAACTTTCCTTCTTGAACCAAGGGCCTATGCCCGTGCCGTTGAAAAACTGGTAGATTTTGCCTATCAGGTCGAAGATAATTTTGACCTCAAAATAGAATATTTAGACCTAGGGGGAGGCTTTCCGTCACGCAATCGTTTGAAAGGGATTTATCTATCTCCAGAAGTTGCAGTACCCCCGCTAGAAGATTTTGCAGAGGCTATTTGTGACACCCTTCTTGCAAAGCTTCGGCCAAATGATTTTCCCAAACTTATTTTGGAAACAGGCCGTGCTATCGTGGACGAAGCTGGTTTTCTGATAACCACGGTGGTGGCAAGCAAGCGGTTGCCTGATGGCACAAGGTCATACGTGGTTGATGCAGGTGTTAACATCCTTTTTACTGCTTTTTGGTATAACTTCCGCGTAGAACTAGAAGAAGACGTCCCAGGCCCTGCGGAGCCTTGTGTTATTTATGGGCCACTTTGCATGAACATAGACGTAGTGGCTGAACAGGTCCAATTACCTCCTCTTCCACGGGGCATACGCCTTATTTTCTCCCCAGTTGGGGCTTACAACGTGACCCAGTGGATGCAATTTATCCGTTATCGCCCTGCTGTGGTACTAATAAATGAAAATGGCGAAGCTGAGTTGATACGTGAGGCCGAAAACCTTGAAGACATTATCGCTAGGGAAAGACTACCTGAGAGGCTTCGGTTAAAGTCAAGCTAG
- a CDS encoding urea transporter, translating into MEKERPLSHIFKFFANYVRTIANSYSEIFFFENYLLGLLLLGATFINPSVGISGLICVLSAYEFARFLGLKKIFRGSGFYTYNPLLVGLSIGYIFQLTLLTAFLVIAAGAFTFIVTYSLSNVFWQLFRLPVLNIPFVVVSTTIYLASYKYSNLLVQEYQAKLINLTRTLELKFPVWLTGLTKALGALLFCPHIIGGLIFLLVIFFASRILFILAVGGYFLGVGILSFMEGSFYQAATNLSAFNFSLISMAIGGVFLIPGPKSYLLAAISVAISPFLLDAASFFWAHYGIPTFTLPFNMVVLSLVYALGLAGFPYLATYYRGNPERTLDHYLSFQARFPGTLRTLSLPFAGSWTVWQGFDGRWTHQGVWRHAIDFVITDNEGKTFQNEGTNLEDYFCFQKPVLSPVRGRIISLSNDIDDNPPGTVNETNNWGNYVLIYDERGFYVLLAHFKKGSIKVKEGEWVEQGQLLGLCGNSGYSPQPHLHVQVQLTPELGAPTQPFSFVHYAVQIGTKTKYQANNIPQEGEVVTALYPDKSLEHLMSLVLDQEMAYEIEIEEKTSKQETWKVHMAPDGTYYLGTNHKALYFQKIEGTFYFLRQDGNSQAFRALFMALPRLPLTYQKELFWEDFLPLEVFYGPLKRSIYILLASFSHRLAQIKGTYIYESPEVIKGLIKHGSDQVETTVILDRTKGFVKEAQVVLKNKKIVLRRVS; encoded by the coding sequence ATGGAAAAAGAAAGGCCTCTTTCACATATTTTTAAGTTTTTTGCCAACTATGTGCGCACTATAGCCAATAGCTATTCAGAGATTTTTTTCTTTGAAAACTATCTCCTTGGGCTTTTACTCTTGGGGGCCACTTTTATTAACCCTTCTGTGGGTATCTCAGGGCTTATTTGTGTGCTTTCTGCTTATGAATTTGCCAGGTTTTTGGGGTTAAAAAAGATTTTTCGTGGTTCGGGATTTTACACCTACAATCCGCTTTTGGTAGGTCTTTCCATTGGATACATTTTCCAACTAACCTTGCTTACGGCATTTTTGGTAATAGCTGCAGGAGCATTTACGTTTATTGTCACCTATAGCCTGTCTAATGTTTTTTGGCAGCTATTTCGTTTGCCGGTGTTAAATATCCCGTTTGTAGTAGTGAGCACCACGATTTATCTTGCCTCGTACAAATACTCCAACCTCTTAGTACAGGAATACCAAGCCAAATTAATAAACCTTACCAGAACCCTTGAGTTAAAATTTCCGGTCTGGCTTACAGGTCTTACCAAGGCTCTGGGAGCCCTTCTCTTTTGCCCCCATATTATTGGGGGGCTCATTTTCTTGTTAGTTATTTTCTTTGCCTCGCGCATACTCTTTATCCTAGCAGTGGGCGGTTATTTCCTGGGTGTTGGCATTCTTTCTTTTATGGAAGGGTCCTTTTACCAGGCTGCTACCAACTTGAGTGCTTTTAATTTTAGCCTCATTTCCATGGCCATCGGTGGAGTCTTTTTGATTCCCGGGCCCAAAAGTTATCTTTTAGCCGCTATCTCTGTGGCCATCTCACCATTTTTGCTTGATGCAGCTTCTTTTTTCTGGGCTCATTACGGTATCCCTACCTTTACCTTGCCTTTTAACATGGTAGTGCTTTCCCTTGTCTATGCTTTAGGATTAGCGGGTTTTCCCTATCTTGCCACTTACTATCGCGGAAATCCTGAGCGCACTTTAGACCACTATCTTTCTTTCCAGGCCCGCTTCCCTGGTACGCTTAGAACTTTAAGTTTGCCTTTTGCAGGGAGCTGGACCGTTTGGCAAGGGTTTGACGGCCGCTGGACACATCAAGGTGTGTGGCGCCATGCCATTGATTTTGTCATTACCGATAATGAAGGCAAAACTTTTCAAAATGAGGGGACTAACCTTGAAGACTACTTTTGTTTTCAAAAACCCGTGCTCTCACCAGTTCGCGGCAGGATAATAAGTCTTTCGAACGATATTGATGACAATCCCCCTGGCACGGTAAACGAAACTAACAACTGGGGAAATTACGTTCTCATCTACGATGAACGGGGTTTTTATGTTCTCCTTGCCCATTTTAAAAAAGGTTCCATCAAAGTAAAAGAAGGGGAGTGGGTAGAGCAGGGCCAACTCCTTGGACTCTGTGGAAACTCCGGCTACTCACCCCAGCCACATCTCCACGTTCAAGTTCAATTAACCCCTGAACTGGGCGCACCCACCCAACCTTTTAGTTTTGTACATTATGCGGTTCAAATTGGAACTAAAACCAAATATCAGGCAAACAATATTCCTCAAGAAGGCGAAGTAGTTACCGCTCTTTATCCTGACAAATCCCTGGAACATCTTATGTCCCTTGTCTTGGACCAAGAAATGGCTTATGAGATTGAGATAGAGGAAAAGACTAGCAAACAAGAAACCTGGAAGGTCCACATGGCCCCTGATGGAACCTATTATCTTGGTACCAACCACAAAGCACTTTATTTCCAAAAAATAGAAGGAACATTTTATTTCTTGAGGCAGGATGGCAACTCACAAGCCTTTAGGGCTTTGTTTATGGCCTTGCCACGTCTTCCCCTTACCTATCAAAAAGAACTTTTTTGGGAGGATTTTCTTCCCCTTGAAGTTTTTTACGGACCTTTAAAACGTTCGATTTATATCCTGCTGGCGTCTTTTAGTCACCGCTTGGCCCAAATAAAAGGGACCTATATTTACGAAAGTCCAGAGGTAATAAAAGGCCTTATAAAACATGGTAGCGACCAAGTTGAAACTACCGTAATCCTTGATCGTACTAAAGGGTTTGTCAAAGAAGCCCAGGTGGTGTTAAAAAATAAAAAAATTGTATTAAGGAGGGTGTCATGA
- a CDS encoding tetratricopeptide repeat protein — translation MKSKFFKCLSILSFFVMLSTSVCLAQVNNNFYQAFKDSYKYEKMRAYEDAIKALLPLAERYPNSYLVNLRLGWLYYLSGKYGNSIKHYKKAVSLRSQAFEPLLGLSLPLMAQQRWSEVEKTMNRLVAADPYNYYGNLRLAIALRLQNKARLAERICRKMLARYPTSLDFLVELGRTLWWQGKNTDAKRIFQRVLLLDPENVVARKFLAQ, via the coding sequence ATGAAAAGCAAATTTTTCAAATGTCTTTCAATTTTAAGTTTCTTCGTGATGTTAAGTACCAGCGTTTGTCTTGCCCAAGTTAATAATAACTTCTACCAGGCATTTAAAGATTCTTACAAATATGAAAAAATGCGGGCCTATGAAGATGCCATCAAAGCCCTTTTACCCCTTGCTGAGCGCTATCCTAATTCTTATTTGGTGAACTTGCGTCTTGGCTGGCTCTATTATCTTTCCGGCAAATACGGAAATTCCATTAAACACTATAAGAAGGCCGTTTCCCTACGCTCCCAAGCTTTTGAGCCACTTCTTGGACTTTCACTTCCCCTTATGGCGCAACAGCGCTGGAGTGAGGTAGAAAAGACAATGAATCGCCTGGTTGCTGCTGATCCTTATAACTATTATGGTAATTTACGCCTGGCTATTGCCCTGCGTTTGCAGAATAAAGCCCGCTTGGCTGAAAGAATATGTCGTAAAATGCTTGCCCGTTACCCAACAAGTTTAGACTTTTTAGTAGAGCTTGGACGCACGCTCTGGTGGCAAGGCAAAAACACTGACGCAAAACGCATTTTTCAGAGAGTCCTTCTTCTCGACCCTGAAAACGTAGTTGCCCGTAAATTCCTAGCACAATAG
- the paaI gene encoding hydroxyphenylacetyl-CoA thioesterase PaaI, producing the protein MDISQKIADFMAKHDMVAVNYGMKNEEIRPGYARVSMKVTKNMLNAVKIVHGGAIFSLADYAFALASNSHGQVAVAMSCQISYVSPAQEGDLLIAEAKEVSRGKRTGLYQVEVRRNAEALVALFTGHVFLREDRVEDWIEKSS; encoded by the coding sequence ATGGACATATCGCAAAAAATTGCTGATTTTATGGCAAAACATGACATGGTCGCGGTTAATTACGGCATGAAAAACGAAGAAATCCGCCCGGGTTATGCCAGAGTAAGCATGAAAGTCACCAAAAACATGCTTAATGCTGTAAAAATTGTCCACGGTGGTGCTATTTTTTCACTGGCAGACTATGCCTTTGCCCTTGCCTCTAATAGCCACGGTCAGGTGGCCGTGGCTATGTCCTGCCAGATAAGCTACGTATCCCCTGCCCAAGAAGGTGATCTCCTTATTGCTGAAGCAAAAGAGGTTTCCCGTGGCAAGCGCACCGGCCTTTATCAGGTGGAAGTGCGGCGCAATGCCGAAGCTTTAGTAGCCCTTTTCACCGGGCACGTATTTTTACGCGAAGACCGCGTGGAAGACTGGATAGAAAAAAGCTCTTAG
- a CDS encoding RNA methyltransferase has translation MSKAYFYKCEACGLRFPALSELENCPACKKTLCLKATRALETDDYSSPAKKLFPPCVAVLDNIRSAWNVGSILRTGEAAGISHFYLCGITPTPAHPGVTKTALGAEKVVSWSHEPDAVKTLISLKERGFYLWSLETEGSALWDPQMEPPDKALALIVGNELCGVDPGVLDLCDLVLRLPMRGAKCSLNVAVAFGVLALWLSARRKD, from the coding sequence ATGAGCAAAGCCTACTTTTATAAATGTGAAGCCTGTGGTTTGCGCTTCCCTGCCCTTAGTGAACTTGAAAATTGTCCTGCCTGTAAAAAGACTCTCTGCTTAAAGGCTACGAGAGCCCTTGAAACCGATGATTATTCTTCTCCTGCTAAAAAGCTTTTTCCTCCTTGTGTGGCAGTGCTTGATAACATCCGCAGTGCCTGGAACGTGGGTTCGATTTTGCGCACGGGTGAAGCTGCAGGCATTTCTCATTTTTATCTCTGTGGCATAACACCAACGCCTGCACACCCCGGGGTCACTAAAACTGCCCTTGGCGCAGAAAAAGTCGTCTCCTGGTCTCACGAACCAGATGCGGTAAAAACGCTTATTTCCTTAAAAGAAAGGGGTTTTTACCTCTGGTCCCTTGAAACAGAAGGAAGTGCCCTTTGGGATCCGCAAATGGAACCTCCGGATAAGGCTCTGGCCCTGATAGTAGGAAATGAGCTTTGTGGCGTTGATCCAGGCGTGCTTGACCTCTGCGACCTAGTGTTAAGGCTTCCCATGCGCGGGGCCAAGTGTTCTCTTAACGTGGCGGTGGCCTTTGGGGTGCTTGCGCTTTGGCTTTCTGCCAGGCGCAAGGACTAA
- a CDS encoding nucleoside recognition domain-containing protein: MAIMNRIWFYLLLFAVLAAAFNNSMEAVTKASFDAAKTAVNLAIGLVGAMTLWLGLVKVAEEGGLLRLIARRVKWILTRLFPNVPPEHPAMSAMVMNISANALGLGNAATPLGIKAMMELQKLNPHPERATDAMCLFLAINTSNVTLLPLGVIAVRAAAGCKDPAAILIPTLFATTCSTIAAVVAAKFLARLSGPEEAPVVSNENKAEDTFTEEKRPRISSLEKTFIWLLVFLIFLALLYRIWQDPGAEALKQLISFWLVPLLMLSLLLFGYFRGVPVYEKACEGGKEGFQVALKIIPFLVMILVAIAMFRASGAFDFLATLLKPITSPIGFPAEVLPVALLRPLSGSGAFGLMSEIVARAPDSFAAYLASTIQGSTETTFYVLAVYFGAVGIKDPRYAVWAALFADFVGVAAAFFICRLTY; encoded by the coding sequence ATGGCCATCATGAACCGCATCTGGTTTTATCTCCTGCTTTTTGCAGTGCTTGCCGCGGCGTTTAACAATTCCATGGAAGCAGTAACCAAGGCCTCTTTTGATGCCGCCAAAACCGCGGTAAACCTGGCCATAGGGCTGGTGGGGGCCATGACCCTCTGGCTCGGGTTGGTAAAAGTGGCTGAGGAAGGGGGGCTGCTCAGGCTTATTGCCAGAAGGGTCAAGTGGATTCTCACCCGGCTTTTTCCTAATGTGCCACCAGAGCATCCTGCTATGAGCGCTATGGTGATGAATATTTCGGCAAACGCTCTTGGGCTTGGAAACGCTGCCACTCCCCTTGGTATCAAAGCCATGATGGAACTTCAAAAGCTAAACCCCCATCCAGAACGGGCCACTGACGCCATGTGTCTTTTCCTGGCGATCAATACCTCAAACGTAACGCTTCTTCCCTTGGGGGTTATTGCGGTGCGAGCGGCAGCTGGCTGCAAAGACCCCGCGGCTATCTTAATCCCAACCCTTTTTGCCACCACCTGCTCAACCATAGCTGCGGTGGTAGCAGCCAAGTTTCTTGCCCGTTTAAGCGGGCCAGAGGAAGCTCCTGTTGTTTCAAACGAAAACAAAGCAGAAGACACTTTTACTGAAGAAAAAAGACCACGTATTTCGTCTTTGGAAAAAACTTTTATCTGGCTTTTGGTTTTTTTGATTTTTTTGGCGCTCCTTTACAGGATCTGGCAGGACCCTGGTGCTGAAGCCTTAAAGCAGCTTATTTCTTTTTGGCTTGTTCCTCTACTTATGCTTTCCCTTTTGCTCTTTGGTTACTTTCGCGGGGTTCCGGTATATGAAAAGGCCTGTGAGGGGGGCAAAGAAGGCTTTCAGGTGGCCCTTAAGATTATCCCCTTTTTGGTAATGATTCTTGTGGCCATTGCTATGTTTCGGGCGTCAGGGGCCTTTGATTTTTTGGCCACCCTGCTTAAGCCCATAACCAGCCCCATTGGTTTTCCAGCCGAAGTGCTTCCCGTGGCGCTTTTGAGACCTCTTTCTGGCTCTGGTGCCTTTGGTTTGATGAGTGAGATCGTAGCCCGTGCTCCTGATAGCTTTGCTGCTTATCTTGCTTCAACGATTCAGGGCTCAACGGAGACCACTTTTTACGTGCTGGCGGTGTACTTTGGTGCGGTAGGAATCAAAGACCCACGTTATGCGGTATGGGCTGCCCTTTTTGCTGATTTTGTAGGGGTGGCGGCGGCCTTTTTTATCTGCCGCTTGACGTATTAA
- the larB gene encoding nickel pincer cofactor biosynthesis protein LarB produces MKKDLRVLLEKVAKGEVSPYEAEEMLLHLPFEDLGFARIDHHRALRKHFPEVIYGPGKTLAELEKIVATFISKKLSLLITRVAEEKARPLIEKFEGLSYSSRANLLYHLPERPEPKGSLLILCAGTADLPVVEEARLCAEAFGNKVEVIKDVGIAGVHRIVPEIPRLRKARVIICVAGMEGALPSLVAGLVDVPVIAVPTSAGYGANFFGLAPLLTMLNSCAAGVAVVNIDNGFGAAYIASLINQLPEKVS; encoded by the coding sequence ATGAAAAAAGACTTGCGTGTTCTGCTTGAAAAAGTTGCCAAAGGAGAAGTCTCACCTTACGAAGCAGAAGAGATGCTTTTGCATCTCCCCTTTGAAGACTTAGGCTTTGCCCGCATTGACCATCACCGGGCGTTGAGAAAGCATTTTCCCGAAGTGATCTACGGCCCGGGCAAGACTTTGGCAGAACTTGAAAAAATAGTTGCTACTTTCATCTCAAAAAAACTTTCTCTTTTGATTACCCGTGTTGCTGAAGAGAAAGCGAGGCCTCTTATAGAAAAGTTTGAAGGGCTTTCTTATTCTTCGCGTGCCAATCTTCTTTATCATTTGCCTGAGCGTCCAGAACCTAAAGGGAGTCTTTTGATCCTTTGTGCAGGCACAGCAGACCTTCCTGTGGTAGAGGAAGCGCGCCTTTGTGCCGAGGCCTTTGGTAACAAAGTCGAAGTGATAAAAGACGTTGGCATTGCAGGGGTGCACCGTATTGTCCCTGAGATCCCTCGGCTAAGGAAGGCACGGGTCATAATTTGTGTAGCAGGGATGGAAGGGGCGCTTCCAAGCCTTGTGGCAGGGCTGGTGGATGTGCCGGTTATTGCCGTGCCTACCAGTGCGGGCTACGGGGCAAATTTTTTCGGCCTGGCGCCGCTTCTTACCATGCTTAATTCCTGTGCTGCCGGGGTGGCGGTGGTAAATATCGACAATGGCTTTGGCGCAGCCTATATCGCAAGCCTGATTAATCAACTCCCTGAGAAGGTCTCTTAA
- a CDS encoding TolC family protein, which yields MRKLIFSLIFVIFHAQIALCADSLSLSQAKKIALAKNPALVAAGYRLKAAQAGVKQAQGRFLPRVDVMLIYQRSDSPIQVFMAKLAQQDFKASDFEIDPLNHPSPRTNLKTAIEITQPLFNQGKEIIGLRKAKKHAYMAQLEKEALTQYVLYQVEAAYTNWILARERVKVLEKAEETARTNLSIVKARVQNGRALTSDLLQAKVNLAGVKRALLAAKNQEKVALSRLNLVLGLPTNTPWQPEALGFERKFNPGSLAPWQEKALLKRPDLALVKEKASLADLGVKEARFRFYPSVNVKGSYEYNAQGIGGVSGDAFSIMAEARLNLFSGFEDRARLAKARAQALAEQAKVREKKNQVLQEVEEAYLALKTSKAQVEVSLATVAQAKEALELVKKRYQNGLATIFDLLSAETALRQARLELLSARFRQYLAWTELRFRAGVLSEKE from the coding sequence ATGCGAAAACTCATTTTTTCTCTAATTTTCGTCATTTTTCATGCTCAAATAGCCTTGTGCGCTGATTCACTTAGTCTTTCCCAGGCCAAAAAAATCGCGCTTGCCAAAAATCCAGCCCTGGTGGCTGCGGGTTACCGATTAAAGGCTGCGCAGGCTGGGGTTAAACAGGCCCAAGGCCGTTTTTTGCCCCGGGTTGATGTAATGCTTATTTATCAGCGCAGTGACAGCCCCATCCAGGTCTTCATGGCCAAGCTTGCCCAGCAGGATTTTAAGGCAAGCGACTTTGAGATAGACCCGCTTAATCACCCCTCGCCGCGCACTAATCTAAAGACCGCCATCGAGATCACCCAGCCCCTTTTTAACCAGGGAAAAGAAATCATAGGCCTTAGGAAGGCAAAAAAACACGCCTACATGGCACAACTTGAAAAAGAGGCCCTGACCCAGTACGTGCTCTATCAGGTGGAGGCGGCCTACACCAATTGGATCCTTGCCCGGGAGCGGGTAAAGGTGCTTGAGAAGGCTGAAGAAACCGCTAGGACCAATCTTTCCATAGTGAAGGCCCGGGTGCAAAACGGTAGGGCCTTAACCTCAGACCTACTTCAGGCCAAAGTAAACCTCGCTGGGGTAAAGCGTGCACTTCTTGCCGCCAAAAACCAAGAAAAAGTCGCCCTTTCACGGTTAAACCTTGTGCTCGGCCTTCCTACAAACACCCCCTGGCAGCCTGAAGCCCTTGGCTTTGAAAGAAAATTTAACCCTGGCTCCCTTGCCCCCTGGCAGGAAAAGGCCCTTCTCAAAAGGCCTGACCTTGCCCTGGTAAAAGAAAAGGCCTCTTTGGCCGATTTAGGCGTAAAAGAGGCCCGCTTTCGTTTTTATCCATCGGTAAACGTGAAGGGAAGTTACGAATATAACGCTCAGGGGATTGGCGGCGTGTCCGGAGACGCCTTTAGTATCATGGCTGAGGCCAGGCTTAATCTTTTTTCCGGATTTGAAGACCGGGCCCGCCTGGCCAAGGCCCGGGCCCAGGCCCTGGCGGAGCAGGCCAAGGTGCGGGAGAAGAAAAATCAAGTGCTCCAAGAGGTTGAAGAGGCCTATCTGGCCCTTAAGACCAGTAAGGCCCAGGTAGAGGTAAGCCTTGCCACCGTGGCCCAGGCTAAGGAAGCCCTTGAACTCGTTAAAAAGCGCTATCAAAACGGCCTGGCCACTATTTTTGACCTGCTTTCTGCGGAAACCGCCCTGAGGCAGGCCCGCTTGGAGCTTCTGTCTGCCCGTTTTCGCCAGTATCTGGCGTGGACAGAACTCCGTTTCCGTGCCGGAGTACTCAGCGAAAAGGAGTAG
- a CDS encoding efflux RND transporter periplasmic adaptor subunit, with product MPKRLFVLTLALVFLTLSCQKGDHKAKEELPTQTVKAKLYQVRPYPVAEYREFVGQVCPKEKITLAARIPGYVRQVLVDEGDTVSPGEVLLRLDDRELKADIEALLAEARALEKEREALISRLDYAKANFKRFEALFKEKAATKDEYEQARAQYLSLAAQKEALLAKQAAIKAKISKVKNLLSYTEIKAPLRAKVVKRLVSQGTMATPGTPLLVLEGLSSFRFCVSLDEGLLNQVDPRGKYLVSFPALKKTLTLSVLAVVPRVDPKAKTFLLKLKLPEGNFVSGLLGRLYFPVGTKEKLLIPKEAIFYRGDLAGVYLVDEKGIAHFQVLRLGDAYVKEGPQFKPALREAQTLYFEVLSGLKSGARIVLEPEKVKDGTKVI from the coding sequence ATGCCCAAACGTCTCTTTGTTTTGACCCTGGCCCTGGTATTTTTGACCCTTTCCTGCCAAAAGGGAGACCACAAGGCCAAAGAAGAACTACCAACACAAACGGTAAAGGCCAAGCTTTACCAGGTTAGGCCTTATCCCGTTGCCGAATATCGCGAATTTGTCGGCCAAGTTTGTCCCAAAGAAAAGATCACCCTTGCCGCCCGGATCCCCGGCTATGTAAGGCAGGTGCTGGTGGATGAAGGCGATACCGTATCCCCAGGAGAGGTCCTCTTACGCCTTGATGACCGCGAACTGAAAGCCGATATAGAGGCCCTTTTGGCCGAGGCCCGTGCCCTGGAAAAAGAACGCGAGGCCCTGATCTCCCGTCTAGACTACGCCAAGGCCAACTTTAAGCGCTTTGAGGCCCTTTTCAAAGAAAAGGCCGCTACCAAAGACGAATACGAGCAGGCCCGGGCCCAATACTTGAGTCTTGCGGCCCAAAAAGAGGCCCTTTTGGCCAAACAGGCCGCCATAAAGGCCAAGATAAGCAAGGTAAAAAACCTGCTTTCTTACACGGAGATCAAGGCCCCCCTGAGGGCAAAAGTAGTTAAGCGCCTGGTATCTCAAGGCACCATGGCCACCCCAGGCACCCCCCTTCTGGTGCTTGAAGGCCTAAGCTCCTTTCGCTTCTGTGTGTCCCTTGATGAGGGCCTGTTAAACCAGGTTGATCCCAGGGGAAAATACCTTGTTTCTTTTCCAGCCCTAAAAAAGACCCTTACGCTTAGCGTGCTAGCCGTGGTGCCAAGGGTCGATCCCAAGGCCAAGACTTTTTTATTAAAGCTTAAGCTTCCAGAAGGAAACTTTGTCTCAGGCCTTTTAGGAAGGCTTTATTTCCCTGTTGGCACGAAAGAAAAGCTCCTTATCCCTAAAGAGGCTATTTTTTACCGCGGAGACCTTGCCGGCGTTTACCTGGTAGATGAAAAAGGAATAGCCCATTTTCAGGTCCTTCGCCTAGGGGATGCCTACGTCAAAGAAGGCCCGCAATTCAAACCCGCTTTACGAGAGGCCCAAACCCTCTACTTTGAGGTGCTCTCCGGGCTAAAAAGTGGGGCAAGAATCGTCCTTGAGCCGGAGAAGGTAAAAGACGGGACCAAGGTAATCTAG